The Salarias fasciatus chromosome 11, fSalaFa1.1, whole genome shotgun sequence genomic interval GTCTGTATGATGATCTGGGCCGGGGAGGGTTCTGGGCCGGGGAAAGCCCCGCCTCCCTGCAGTGTAAAATGAGTTTTAACCAGCCGAAACAGTTGAGaccattttttaaatctttattttgtcGTTTCATATTGTACAAAACTTTAaagtatcacacacacacacacacacacacacacacacacacacacacagtcattgcTCTTCGTCTCCTCGTGTTTTGTCCTTTTTACATTTCTTCCTTTTGGTCTTTACAGtcatttcttcctcctcttcaggcTCTCTCCTCTTCGggctctctcttcttcttcttctcctcctcttcaggctctctcctcttcttcttcttcttctcctcctcttcgggctctctcttcttctcctccggCTGACTCTCCCTTAACTCctcttctgctttgtttttcttcttcttctgttttttctttgtgttttcctcacCGCCGTCCAGAcacatcacctcctcctcttcctcgtccctcctcttcttcttcttcttctccttcttcttcttctgctgtccgTCAGCctctggactctctctctctgcagacttcttcttcttcttcttctctggtttctcctcctgggagctgcagctctctgattggctcttcCCAGCGTAGCGGGCCATAAactccgcctcctgctgctccagacgGGCCAGCTTGGCGCTCATGGTGAGTCCGTGGCGAGCCCCCCTGTAGGGACAGAAGAGgggtcaggaccaggaggacctggaggaccaggaggaccaggaggacctggaggacctggaggacctggaggacctggaggacctggaggaccaggaggaccaggaggaccaggaggaccaggaggacctggaggacctggaggacctggaggacctggaggaccaggaggaccaggaggaccaggaggacctgggggaccaggaggaccaggaggaccaggaggaccaggaggacctggaggaccaggaggaccgcTTCTCTTTCCAACTCACTTGTGCGCCGTCCGTCCTCCGCAGACCTTCATGAGGTCCGAGTCCGAGAGCCTGAGGAGAACCCAGGGAGAGGTTAgagcggggcgggggcgggggctgACCCGGGTCCGGTCCGGGTCGGGTCTCACCCTGTGGTGCTGGACAGGTCCAGCGTCTCCTCGTCCGAGCTgctgtcctcccggtccggctgCTCCCGACCCGACAGCAGGGTGGCcgactggaacacacacacacacacacacacacacacaaagtagcTAGCCGTTAGCTTTAGCTACACTGCTACTGTgtcactgaactcctgtttcccccctctgagctgctgagacCCGggatctggttcagtctggagcTTCAGAACGCcacgttagccccgcccacctttatATACAGCCAATGGTTTCACTGGAAGTAGCGTTAGCATGAGCTGGAagccattagcattagcacggtAAACTGAAGTTAGTGTCTCTTTCAAACAGCTGACTGCCTGCtggtagagcatcttcctcccaccagGTTAtagacagaccctccagaaaaacgcaattatgcgatcgcatgaattcacgcataaatcacccttttcCCGCTGATTATGCGgaggccacatattttccaaaagggctCATAATTCctgcaataatctcacatttaccacgaaaaaaaagagaaatggtctcgcttgaagtgctgcgacgttcaatgaacgagtcgttcgtttgaacagttctttcaagtgaacgatgAGAGCCGGATCACAGCCGTCTGAGAGACGTTCCTGTGTGCAAATTATCCACGCTTCCTACAcgtgtctcctgggtgtctcctgagtgtctcctgggtgtctcctgagtgtctcctgagtgtctcctgggtgtctcctgagtccagctgtctccgctgccttcatgtgaatgacggagtttcagttttcctccgctcgctccagtcacctgaacgcagcagctagcggaggaggagtgtccagaacccggagaggagccggtgttttggaagaactggttccctgttaactggcgactgggtttgtttcacgtcccttgttgctgataaatgttgaaaaccagacaaaaagccgttcagacctttaatgagtctgatttcaacatctgctgctgaagtgcTAAAGGacgtcagtcaccaggtaacaaggaaaccagttcatttgaaacactgtaTTGACCAATTTATCAGAGGTtatagcaatggaacacacacacacacacacacacacacacacacacacacacacacacacacacacacacacacacacacacacacacacacacacacacacacacacacactgtgtgcaattgttaaaacctgtgataaagtgtgtgtgtgtgttccattgatgagcattggtgagtaacaatttaagataaataacgtcacattcataaaaatgaatgtgacggagtggtgtgtgtgtgtgtgtgtgtgtgtgtgtgtgtgtgtgtgtgtgtgtgtgtgtgtgtgtgggtaacctacatatctggcatcTTTTCGCATATTTCACAACTATTAGCATaccgcataaaatggcataaaaccCTGCATactcatttgcataatcaagaatttttgctcgcgTTTTTATGGAGGGTctatatagagcatcttcctcctctgacatcagactatagagcatcttcctcctctgacatcagattatagagcatcttcctcctctgacatcaggctatagagcatcttcctcctctagaatcaggctatagagcatcttcctcctctgacatcagattatagagcatcttcctcctctgacatcagactatagagcatcttcctcctctagaatcaggctatagagcatcttcctcctctgacatcagattatagagcatcttcctcctctgacatcagattatagagcatcttcctcctctgacatcaaactatagagcatcttcctcctctgacatcagactatagagcatcttcctcctctgacatcagattatagagcatcttcctcctctgacatcagactatagagcatcttcctcctctgacatcagattatagagcatcttcctcctctgacatcagactatagagcatcttcctcctctgacatcagactatagagcatcttcctcctctagaatcaggctatagagcatcttcctcctctgacatcagattatagagcatcttcctcctctgacatcagactatagagcatcttcctcctctagaatcaggctatagagcatcttcctcctctgacatcagattatagagcatcttcctcctctgacatcagattatagagcatcttcctcctctgacatcagattatagagcatcttcctcctctgacatcaaactatagagcatcttcctcctctgacatcagactatagagcatcttcctcctctgacatcaggctatagagcatcttcctcctctgccatcaggctatagagcatcttcctcctctgacatcagattatagagcatcttcctcctctgacatcagactatagagcatcttcctcctctgacatcaggctatagagcatcttcctcctctaacatcagattatagagcatcttcctcctctgacatcagactatagagcatcttcctcctctgacatcagactatagagcatcttcctcctctagaatcaggctatagagcatcttcctcctctgacatcagattatagagcatcttcctcctctgacatcagactatagagcatcttcctcctctgacatcaggctatagagcatcttcctcctctgacatcaggctatagagcatcttcctcctctgacatcagactatagagcatcttcctcctctgccggGGACGTTACCTTCACAAAGCAGCCGTACAGTTTGGACTTGTCCAGCGCGGCTTTCCGAGGCTTCTTATTGGACACCATCCTGCcgcccggctcctcctcctcctcctcttcctccgtcttCTTCAGCGTGACGCCGTTCTGGATCGGACGGGAAACGCTGCGGTTCTGGACCTCTGGACCGGCTCTGAGACGTGCGAGGACTCACCTGGTCGGACGCCACCTGCAGGCTGGACGAGGCCTTGTTGAAGACGTGGTCCCACCAGTGGAAGGAGAACTGCTCTCCTTCTCGGTGTCCCACCTGAGACAGAACGGCGCCGAGCGTCAGACCGCCGGGTCCAGCAGAACCCCGGGTCCAGCAGAACCCCGGGTCCAGCAGAACCCCGGGTCCAGCGGAACCCCGGGTCCAGCGGAACCCCGGGTCCAGCAGAACCCCGGGTCCAGCGGAACCCCGGGTCCAGCAGAACCCCGGGTCCAGCAGAACCCCGGGCGGATCAGAACTCAGACGGAACTCACCCCTCCTTTGTCACACTTCACTTTGACCTTGATGGCCTCCGAGATGCCGCTCTGCGCCCGGCCCAGACCTTTACCTGCAGACAGAGCACACAATCAGCAACCCACAACACACCCATCAGTCACCAACACACTGATCAACAACCCATCAATCACCCATAACACACCGATCACACACTGATTGATCACACTGCTGGATCCCTGGTCGTGTGCTATAATCTGCTGATTCTCAGCCCCAAATCTAACCTGCTCCTGTCCCGGTCCCAGGGACCCCCGTGACCCCTGTGGTATCAGTGAGGGTGTTGCTGACGACCGAACCACATGGCTGACTCCGCCCAGACTCCTCCCACTCTGGTGGGAGGAGTTTAGTCATACATGTATGTAAGGCTGGAcgattaattgaattttaatcttgATTTCGATTTTGGTTACTCACGATATAAAAATGTTATAATcggagaaaaacgattaattaGCCGCACGGCGCGGCGTGTATGTAATTTCCTAAGCTGCCAAAGTACCATGAATGCACCTTGTGCACGCAGCTGCAGCCAGGGCTCCATCAGCAGCACGTGAAGGAAGGTTTACAAACATGGCAGAAAAGGAGCCTTTAGTGGACAAGAAAGGTCGGACTGCTTCAGTCTTCTGGAAGCATTTTGGCTTCAAGTCGTCGGACATCCAGCATCCTGCCACAAGTGCTGCATCAGGCGGGTTTTCAGCGCAGGTGGAAATGTTGTCAGCTGCCTTCGTTAGTCGCTGAAGCCAGACCAGTGAACAGACTCGTCTTCCTCGCCAAAAACTTATAGGAAGTTAACTACAGGGAGTGTTTAACTATGCAGCCAACCCCTCTTTTGTTATTCAAAATAGTTTTTGAGAGAGTTCAAAGAATATTTCCAGGctgtgtttttgactgagttattagtgtattttgcatattgctatttttgcaagttttatagaaatgcatgcagattgggtatttatttgtatttgttttattgatattatttaataTATTAATTGTCTATaagtttgtttttgattgttCTTTCAAGTTGTAGTTTAATAAATACTCAAGTTTTGGAATTATGAATAATCGTGGTTATTAATCGTGATTTCAATATCTATCAACATAGtcgtgattattatttttgccataATCGTCCAGCCCTACATGTATGACAACAATAAACGTTTTTATTCTATTAAACCGGTTAATTCCAGCTACTGAGCATCTGTCCAGGCTGCTGAGGCTCCGTTCTGCTCTGCAGGCTGATGGAAGAACTGCTGCAgcccggttctggttctgcctcctgcagcccggttctggttctgcctcctgcagcccggttctggttctgcctcctgcagcccggttctggttctgcctcctgcagcccGGTTCTGGGGTAGTTGACCCCTGACCCGGAGGTCCAGGCTCAGACTGGAGAGATGCCACCAACTCTTCTCTGCTCGACTGGATGAAGGAAGAACCCGACGCTGAAGGTTACAGTGTGGAGAAGGTCAGgcactttgacctttgacctgatcGCTCACCCCGCTCCCAGCCGTGacgaagcagctgctgctcggcGAACTTCAGCCCACGACTCTTCTCCTGCCCGGCCTGGCTCatctagacacacacacacacacacacacacacacacacacacacacacacacacacacacacacacacacggctgaaGTTAGCTTCTGATCCGTGAATTTAAGTGTAAACTTAagggaaaaatgtttttctcctcaTCCCTTCTCTGCTCTACAGATTCATGAAAACCCACCTTGAACATTTTAATTGAGACAAAAACTTTGACAAACAACCAGCAGTGAATTTCTACAACCTCCATCTGCAGAATAACCGAGTCCAGATTAGAGTCTGACTCAACGTGTTTCAGTCATGAAGATCGATGGGTAATATGCTCCTTCTTCATGTTCACAAATCACACccagtgttttaatgaaagtttAACATCTGCAGAACAACctggtccagatgtggagtccAGATCCAGAGGTTTTCAGTCTGGACCTCCTTCACTGTGTTCTACTTCTGCAGATTACTGTTGaatatgctcttttttttcattttcacaaacataaTAAAGGTTGCAGATATTCAATACTGATCGTCTGACAACGTTTTCGTCTCGATTAAAACGTTTAACGTGGTTTTGCGCTGATAAGTAGAGCAGAGAGCGGATCAGTAGCTTCTCCAGACGGGAAGATCTTTTTCTCTTAAATTCCAAATCGGAAACTGACTTCAGCCTCGTACACAAAGTCTGTCATATTGACTAAAATGTGCCCGACGACCGTGATTCAcacaatgtcattaaaatcagaCCCGTTAGTCTGTTATTAACGCAAAGCGAGATGAAAACGTGAAAATGAAGCGGAGCCCAGGAGTTAGCATGCTCGGAACTAGCGCTGTTTTCATCTCTAAACAGCTGAATCTGAGCGACGCGGGAGAAAGTTCCACAAGATTTATTTAAAAGCCACATGAATGAAGAGTTTTCCTGCCTTGTCAGGATATTCCCGGTTAAAGAAGTCCTCTGCAAAGCCCGTACAGCTACAAACAGCCAGAACCCATGCGGCTCCGGCTAGGAGGCTGACATGACACCGGAAATACGTCACAGGTCCatcggcttcttcttcttctgcgcgtcagcagcagcacagacgTGCCTgcgcggcggccatcttgctgaggtctTGTTCGGCGGCCATGTTTTCACCATTAAAGTGATCCGAAATCAATCAGCTTTTAACTTCTGTTCAACCGTTCAATCAGCTTTtaactcggtgcgttccgccgagtctctttctactttcaagagacaattgaagactcaattgttcagagaacacctagggtcttaatccgaccccatgttcggggaagaataggtcaggtgttctaaaacccagcacttatggaccactaagttgacacacacacaaaaaaaaaaaaaaaaaaaagggggggggggtagtggctcctcttctgcaacttgatggcaactcccttgaccaatcgcacttgaagcaattgaagcatttactaatggtttctttcttgtctgtattcttgcttgtgttgtacgtcgctttggacaaaagcgtctgctaaatgaaaatgtagaattgtagaattgtagaactGTTACGAACTTCTACTGAAGTGCATTAGGGCCAcccatgagaaaaaaaaaatagaagggggaaaaaaaaatctcatcatGAACTTGGAGAAAAAAGTCGAAATGTCGAGAAAAAAGTCGAAATGTCGAAAATAAAGTCGTCATATAATGTCGAGAATGAAGTTGAAATAGCATGTCGACAATAAAGGTGAAATGTGAAGTCATGCAACTGCATGCCAACAAGCAGCCAGAGAGTTCGCCTGCCAGCTGACATTTCATACtgcgaggccacgccccctcgcTGCAGGCTCCTCATTCTGCAGCTGCGTCGCTGGGTGTAACTATGGCGTTTTTTGTGGAAGAATTGATGAAGGATTTATTATTGAAGCTTGCATTTGATTAGCAGATGAAGAACAGAGGAGTCCATCTCCTGGTTCAATTAGCAACTTCATccgtcctcattcaggtattggTGATCAATTAATCTCTTGTCTGTCCGttaaataaagagaaataagctcatttttattcttcaaaagctgtaaaagtttattttttcatggcTAGAACCAAGGCAGGTTGCTCGATggtaaacagatcagagaggTGCCGATTGGACAGCAAGagcttcctctgtttttctatcGTTCTTGTATTATTACATATTTCACTTTTCCTCTATTAAGCCAGTGATATTTGTCCCCaaattttttaagtttttttccaatctataaataacatgtatttttttttgcattaatataaaaataatttctaatatatttcagtttctaCAAGACTTTTTGCTtctgctttgaccatcaaatcatcaggaatTAAGACGCCTTGTGTTTTGTTGATCTGTCTGTCGCTCCAGtagcagctgaaggagaagctcttcaACAGGCAAGTTACTGATAATGATTTTATCATGATGTGTACATATGTAGCAAATGCACCACTGCCAGATGcatccaccagctccacctgctctgctggtctggttccaggaggaaccagcacctccaggaccagagagagaccgtGACCCGATCATCTCAGGCAGCCCGGcacaagaaatgactttctttagatttccagactcctccaggactgggCATGGCAGGAGGGAATAATAGGGGCcgtattaattcattttaaaataaaataattcaataaaaatattttaaatccaGCAACTGATGTGAATAGTTTCTGCCATGCCTTCTAAAgaacttttaattagaaatatatcttttttttaaattctggttcattattttttggagaGACGTGAGGACTAAGttgcatgttttttatttttccagggATATGAAGGGTTTGCTGTATCTTAGCAATATATGATGAAGCcattatgtttgaaaacatcgTGATCAGAGTCATGAAATCcatcctttgaaaatgtgttcacttcagtcattaaatgaaatcagtttaaaacatgatctgagtccagaataaGTTTCAGTGTTGGTTGAATAACAACATTGATGATGCTTGAATTTGAAACATAAAGTCTGCAGgcagtgttttcacaaactgctgcagctctgctctgtcgTTCTCCTCACTGGGTTTATCAGAGAATTGGGACATCGACTTTATTCTCAACATTCTATTTCCACATTATTCTCGACATTTCGACTTTTTTCTCGAAGgtcatgatgacattttttttttttttaccctttccaattttttttctcacggGTGGCCCTAACGCTCTTCTGTAAACTCCGGACATGGAGACAcgagacaaacacacatgaataaaaaaaggaagTCAGAAACTGTTCAGGCTGATTGAGTCTTTGTTGAGAAATTGGTTTTAGGATTTGCATTGTATTTGATTATCATTGATATTATCATTGTATGACTATGTTAGGTATCTACTTTAATTAGCAGTATTCCCATGGAACAATTGTATTAACTGCATATTAGGCCATTCTTGAGAGAAGTACGCCAAGGCTATAAGATGCTCTGCtgaagtgtaaacatacccacacactccggagaaaccaacacacactcactagtgttccaaaacatccTGGATCAGGATGTCAGCTctcggttggcagctgacatcaacaccaaattgtccaattgcgaacaaagtccagcctctctgtcggggcTCCGCCCACAAGAAcgtggaataaaaactctgtttcatcaacaatcaggatcctgtcggggcgaaatacttcatatctttccctgtaaggtccagctgaGCATCACATCTGGCTggacttaaataaatggtaataatcagAAGTCAGtggttttggcattctttatgcCAAGCATAGAATCAAAGAAGCGGGTGGAGTTTTTCAACAGCTGTCTAACAGCTGGAATATTGCGAGGTGAGACGAAGCTGGACAGAGTGGAGGGATTCCGTCTGCTCTCTCCAGATCCTTCTGTACCGTCACATGACCAGAGCAGAGTCTGTGGGATCTGTTCCAATGAGAACGTCCATCAGAGGAGCAACACACCCTCGTCGCTTCcacttattttctgtttttatggtGAAAGTGCTGTTTTCAAAACGAGCCCTGGCTGCACGAGTGACGTCCGAACAAATGAAATCGTTTGGAAATCTGTGGAAAATCCAGCGACCACTCTGATTTTATTATAaaggatgacctctgacctccacagaCTTTCAGGCCGCTGCTTCCTCGACCCCctctccaagatggcggcgctgTAGGCACGTCTGTCCTCCGCCAGCGTGCAGGAGCCTCGTTCTCCTCTTGAGAGACGCTTTTCAAAACATTCCACCACAAAAACTCATTGATGTCAACTGTTTACGATTCACTTCGCCGCTTCACTCCGATTCAAGCAGCACGAGGAGGAACGACTCGATGtcagctccacacaggaagtgacCGGCGgcttctggagctgcaggacggcaggaaaccagcagaacctccactCAGACGATGAAGGGTTTGGAAAAACAGGCAGCATCACAGGAAGTGACTGATGGCATCTAAACTGTACGATTAGAGGAGATGAGAAGAAATCGAGTTTATGGATCTGAGTGGAAATGATTCAGACTGAATCCTGAGGCCAAAACGACCCGATTTAAATATCAGCTGTGTAGATTTCTTAGAAAAAAGACGCAATGCTTCGTTTCTCAAATATTGTTaatttttcagttcagtttatcttggaacagaaaagaagagacaaaacTTCAGAGATGGTCTTCAAATGAAATTGTGGCTTTTTGGACTAAATCCCTTTACTGTAATGTTCTCTCCGTccaaaatatgaagaaataaaCCTGAAACTCTGATTCAGGTTTGAGGAAGAAGAACCCCCCCTGTGTGAGAGCCATGTGGAGACATCCTTCCAGAACCTCTGGCAGTGTACTGATCAGTGACGGACGGGCAGCTCAGTGAACAGCGAACCTGCACTTTCCAACACCTACACGCTGGTGTTTTCTCACagtttaaacaaaaataaataaataaataaataaaatttttgtCACTAAATTTCATAAAGATGAATCCGGTTTGGAGAAAGTCACCTGGTCTGAGCCGTGACgtcagctgtctgctgctgaggCCCGGACAGCGGCGACCTGCTCAGATCAGATTCGCTGCTTCACTTTTTGTTTGATGACATTAAAGCTCAGCTTTTCTCTTCTGCTGTTTAACTGTAACCAGAGGCGGCGACTCTGAGCCGAGAGGCGGATCGGCGTTTTCATTAGCCATCGCCGTAACGCAGTGTAACGGCGAAGGgtattgttcttgctcagtttcttctgtattattattattctttgtcCCATGAGAATGCATTTTTCACCCCCTGAACATAGCTGAATGTGCGGTCTTTTGGTATCTACGCGACTGGCCCGGCGAAAAATTCGCTAAAAGTtatacctccacagtgacagatcaacactggctcaacagcgccacctacagtcAGACCCCTATGGCCCACAGAGTGGGCAAATTTTGACATAGGAACACAAAATTCACAGcagtgacagagcatgaggggacgaacagaaaactctctgggctcaaatctgtgggaccaacaggaaggcggccatcttggatacaaAATTCGCCGCCAtttcgcttttcatttttcaaatgaactgaactcttatttcttttcttccaaatgagcccaaactcagcacactgcatctggacacattgacttTCAGTAAtcagccagtttttttttatacgtcgctcggtctcctcacagcacgccgTCGAAAAAcaccttcatttcctgttatttggaCAGCCCCTCAGGAGCTCAGGCATTGTCCCAGAACACTCAGACTACAGTCAGTTCTGTGCCATAACGGTCCTCATGTAATGCAGTATAAAGTTTAATACAACTCAACTCTATAGCGCCCTCTACCGTAGAcctaaaacattaacattcttccacagtaaccaaactgtgcagtaaaattctatgtctgaagacaagcaaaaaattatattaccattttgatgcatttataacTTTTGGCCAGCAGGGGCGCCAAGACCTCctgaaaaatacataaacatttCTTACAAGCACATACTGTGTCCGACTGTCTTGAAATTTGGATCAATTatacacaacatgatgctgaaTATATTGttgtatgaatgactgtgatagatgctacagcgccacctatggGAGTGTGCAAAGATTACAATGTAATTTTAAAAATTACTTTTACCaatctttttcatatttgacaCAAAATTCCTTTGTAACCTCCTTCTCAGAAAAGTCAATCAGCTCTGTCCTTGTTATATCCTCTAAAACGATTCACTGTCCACACGTGAAATTGCGTTGCTTGTCTTTTAATAAGTCCAAAAAACAACACGCCTCGAGATTCCATTCTcatgctcttcttctctgtacTGCACACTGCACTGAGCTTCTAACGATCACAATGCGCCCTCTACTGGATTGACGGAGGTATTGCTGAAATCCAAATaacaaacactgcagaacaTAATGACATCAATGGATGTAAACAGTAGCAACAGTAAATATGTAAATCTACCAAAACAGTttaatgatttactgcgatactacagtCCTGTAGTTTATATGGTTTGGCTTCGAGAAATTTCTCTCAGAACCCAGTCATTGTGTAATTTTTCAGTTTCAAATTGCGTTATAAGAAAGCAGGGAAATTGCAGTGTTACATCAGACACAGACGCACTCGGCCCGTTTACATGATGCTTTGTaggagggcgtacccaaaagttcccggaatttgactaactttttatttctgacatttcaaaataaaacatcaacgttgccttcaaaataatctccatccttattaatgcagcgctccagccgtgtctcccacttcaccaatgtgtcgtCACACCTGTGCGTAATTGTGTCATTTTGGGCCGGCTAcgttttttctgtcacctcctccacatctgcaaaccgctgtcccttcagctgcttcttcaacctggggaacaagaaaaagtccctggaggcttcatctggagaatcaggcgatgggagaggagattcatctcattcttctccagaaactgcgtgaggcgcagcgccgtgtccgctggcgctctgtggtggtggatcaaccggctccactccgccactccgctctgcttcctcctcacatcctcacggagcgtctgaggacttcctgtagtagtcctggtttacagtctgacctggagggacagactcgctgtggacgagaccctggacagccaagacatctggcccttctcaaacccccggaccactcatggacctgagtcttccccagagcatcatccttgttggcttgctgcaacaagctgagtgtttctgctgctgtttttccagcaaaaagcagaatttaatgtttgcgcgcgaaaaaatcgcagaccgccgctgcactctg includes:
- the gpatch4 gene encoding G patch domain-containing protein 4 gives rise to the protein MSQAGQEKSRGLKFAEQQLLRHGWERGKGLGRAQSGISEAIKVKVKCDKGGVGHREGEQFSFHWWDHVFNKASSSLQVASDQNGVTLKKTEEEEEEEEPGGRMVSNKKPRKAALDKSKLYGCFVKSATLLSGREQPDREDSSSDEETLDLSSTTGLSDSDLMKVCGGRTAHKGARHGLTMSAKLARLEQQEAEFMARYAGKSQSESCSSQEEKPEKKKKKKSAERESPEADGQQKKKKEKKKKKRRDEEEEEVMCLDGGEENTKKKQKKKKNKAEEELRESQPEEKKREPEEEEKKKKKRREPEEEEKKKKREPEEERA